A region from the Pelobates fuscus isolate aPelFus1 chromosome 3, aPelFus1.pri, whole genome shotgun sequence genome encodes:
- the LOC134602035 gene encoding olfactory receptor 11L1-like, which yields MHAINQTIVTEFLLLGFQNLQSFKILIFVFFLILYLVTLCGNLLIIWLVVSNNSLQSPMYIFLTHLSISDLLLTTVIVPNTLYIIYNEGGTMSFSGCVAQFSLYAFSEVSECFVLSIMAYDRYMAICKPLRYSTLMNPVVCIKMIIISCILILCMILTDTLSLIQLHFCGPNIINHFFCDLVPLMELSCSDTYYLEVNIYILSIFVIISPFLIITGSYVYIIQAVLRISTTSGRWKTFSTCSSHLTVVGIFFGTVIGSYMVPAKGKSLTVSKCISLFYTVVTPMINPIIYSLRNRDIKEAIKKLCKISEHFHMLHNRSH from the coding sequence ATGCATGCCATTAACCAGACCATAGTCACTGAATTTCTCCTCCTTGGATTTCAGAATTTACAAAGTTTCAAGATATTGATTTTCGTTTTCTTCCTTATTTTATATCTTGTGACTTTATGTGGAAACCTTCTGATTATTTGGCTGGTGGTATCAAACAACAGTCTCCAGTCTCCCATGTATATCTTCCTAACACACTTGTCCATTTCTGATTTACTTCTGACCACAGTCATTGTCCCCAACacactttatattatatataacgaAGGTGGCACTATGTCTTTTTCAGGTTGCGTGGCTCAATTTTCTTTGTATGCGTTCTCTGAAGTTTCTGAATGTTTTGTTCTCTCCATAATGGCTTATGACAGATATATGGCCATCTGTAAACCATTGAGATATAGCACTCTAATGAACCCTGTGGTCTGCATTAAGATGATTATCATTTCTTGTATCTTAAttctttgtatgattttgactgACACGTTATCACTAATTCAGCTTCATTTTTGCGGGCCAAATATCATCAACCATTTTTTCTGTGATTTAGTCCCACTAATGGAGCTTTCTTGCTCAGACACTTATTATCTTGAAGTGAACATATACATCTTGTCTATCTTTGTTATTATTTCCCcttttctaattattacaggctCTTATGTGTACATTATCCAGGCTGTCCTTCGGATCTCCACCACAAGTGGACGGTGGAAAACATTCTCTACCTGCAGCTCCCACctgactgtagttggtatattcTTTGGGACAGTGATTGGAAGTTATATGGTTCCTGCCAAAGGAAAGTCATTGACTGTCAGCAAATGTATATCTTTATTTTACACAGTGGTGACTCCTATGATTAACCCAATCATATACAGTCTAAGGAACAGAGACATCAAAGAAGCCATCAAGAAATTATGTAAAATTAGTGAACATTTTCACATGCTACACAATAGGTCACATTGA